In a single window of the Pseudodesulfovibrio profundus genome:
- a CDS encoding ABC transporter ATP-binding protein yields the protein MDTMSAPIISVKNLTCGYGDTIVIDDVSFDVARGEVFIILGGSGCGKSTLLKNMIGLRTPMQGSVEYDGMDLFSADEERRAQIIRKFGVMYQMGALFGSMSLLQNVMLPLEEFTDLPPEAIAMTAKSKLAMVNLENALYKMPAALSGGMKKRAAIARAMALDPEILFLDEPGAGLDPISSAELDELILKLSKSLGITFVIVTHELESIYKTADRVIMLDKSVKSIVAEGDPKVLRDTSEDVLVKRFFHRMPSLGKSDITDKCPMPE from the coding sequence ATGGATACCATGAGCGCCCCTATCATCTCCGTAAAGAACCTGACCTGCGGGTATGGTGATACTATTGTAATAGACGATGTATCATTTGATGTTGCACGTGGCGAAGTCTTCATTATTTTAGGCGGATCAGGTTGCGGGAAGTCGACCCTCCTCAAAAACATGATCGGCCTGCGAACTCCCATGCAAGGGAGCGTTGAATATGATGGGATGGATCTGTTTTCTGCCGATGAGGAAAGACGAGCGCAGATCATTCGCAAGTTTGGGGTGATGTATCAAATGGGTGCTCTGTTCGGCTCCATGTCACTGCTGCAAAACGTGATGCTGCCACTAGAAGAATTTACCGATCTCCCCCCCGAAGCCATTGCGATGACAGCCAAGTCAAAACTGGCAATGGTCAACTTGGAAAACGCTTTATACAAGATGCCTGCCGCCTTGTCGGGAGGGATGAAGAAACGAGCAGCCATAGCCCGAGCAATGGCTTTGGACCCTGAAATATTATTTCTGGACGAACCAGGAGCCGGCCTGGACCCGATCTCCTCCGCGGAACTGGATGAACTCATCCTCAAGCTTTCAAAATCCCTTGGAATAACGTTCGTTATAGTCACGCACGAGCTTGAATCCATTTATAAAACAGCCGACCGCGTGATTATGCTCGACAAGTCCGTAAAATCAATTGTTGCCGAAGGCGATCCCAAAGTTTTACGAGACACATCAGAGGATGTCCTCGTGAAGCGCTTCTTCCACCGCATGCCTTCACTTGGCAAATCGGACATCACAGACAAATGTCCAATGCCCGAATAG
- a CDS encoding ABC transporter permease produces MTKNKFDDHGHRATVQAHHTSMELRLTFHGNFDAAGTASVWDSAIDPVKNTHTTEVIVDCSDVRAMDGSGIALLLKIREETARAGGKMQLVNLDDQYKQLIDLTWDCDIPDWAPKADERRSFTESVGMATSGVLIRMREMVSFIGESLTMIVHAVFHPRQVRWKDVLMACVNVGVDSIFIITLIGFLMGLIMSFQSAVTLERFGGEIFIPNMLGLVMFREMGPLVTAILLAARSGSAFAAEIGTMKINEELDALSTMGLSPMRFMVLPKLLASLAMVPLMTIFFNMASLIGGAVVMLSLGFPLVTYTSRVFSYLDYVDFWGGMLKAVIFSIIVAGVGCLRGLQTQSGASAVGLSTTSAVVTGIIFLAFADGIFAMVFYVLGW; encoded by the coding sequence ATGACAAAGAATAAATTTGACGACCACGGTCACCGAGCCACAGTACAGGCGCACCATACTTCCATGGAACTTCGATTGACATTCCATGGAAATTTTGACGCTGCCGGGACGGCTTCCGTGTGGGATTCTGCCATTGATCCTGTAAAGAACACACATACTACGGAAGTCATTGTTGACTGTTCAGACGTCAGAGCGATGGATGGATCAGGTATCGCCCTGCTTCTCAAAATAAGAGAAGAAACAGCCCGTGCTGGCGGCAAGATGCAGCTCGTCAACCTGGACGATCAATACAAACAACTCATAGATTTAACATGGGATTGCGACATCCCTGATTGGGCGCCAAAAGCAGATGAACGGCGGAGCTTCACAGAGTCCGTGGGCATGGCTACCAGCGGTGTCCTGATCAGAATGCGGGAAATGGTTTCCTTCATCGGTGAGTCTTTGACCATGATCGTTCATGCAGTGTTCCACCCTCGGCAGGTCCGCTGGAAAGATGTTCTCATGGCCTGTGTCAACGTCGGCGTCGATTCGATTTTCATCATTACGCTCATCGGCTTCCTGATGGGACTCATCATGTCATTCCAGTCAGCCGTTACACTGGAGCGATTCGGTGGCGAGATATTCATTCCCAACATGTTGGGGCTGGTCATGTTCAGGGAAATGGGCCCCCTTGTTACCGCCATCCTGCTTGCAGCTCGATCCGGTTCGGCTTTTGCCGCAGAAATCGGAACAATGAAGATCAACGAAGAACTGGACGCATTGTCGACCATGGGTCTTTCTCCCATGCGCTTCATGGTCCTTCCCAAATTGCTGGCATCCCTCGCCATGGTCCCCCTCATGACCATATTTTTCAATATGGCGAGCCTGATCGGTGGTGCTGTGGTCATGCTTTCCCTGGGATTCCCACTGGTCACCTACACTAGCCGAGTGTTCTCTTATCTGGACTACGTGGACTTCTGGGGCGGGATGCTCAAAGCTGTCATTTTCTCGATAATCGTTGCCGGAGTTGGCTGTTTACGTGGCCTGCAAACACAAAGTGGCGCCAGTGCTGTCGGCCTCTCCACCACGAGTGCCGTTGTAACAGGAATCATCTTCCTTGCCTTTGCAGACGGTATCTTCGCCATGGTCTTTTATGTGCTGGGATGGTAA
- a CDS encoding Lrp/AsnC family transcriptional regulator, which produces MNNRKIDDLDLEILNILQADGKVSNAEIARKVGKAPSAVLERVRKLRRSGIIKGYECIVDHKKLGRGLTAFTSIRVEEGVGATEVGEKLAELPEVLEVHYTAGRDSYLVKVRVEDTESLQATLAKFGTIAAVRDTNSTIVLTTVKESRIIPLPSSSD; this is translated from the coding sequence ATGAATAACAGAAAGATTGACGATTTAGACTTGGAGATACTGAATATTCTTCAGGCGGACGGCAAGGTTTCTAATGCCGAAATAGCCCGTAAGGTAGGAAAAGCGCCTTCTGCGGTGCTGGAGCGGGTTCGCAAATTGCGCAGAAGCGGCATTATCAAGGGGTATGAATGTATTGTCGACCACAAAAAGCTTGGGCGTGGTCTGACGGCTTTCACCTCCATTCGAGTGGAAGAGGGGGTTGGTGCGACCGAGGTGGGCGAAAAGCTGGCCGAACTACCTGAAGTCTTGGAAGTTCACTACACCGCCGGACGGGATTCATATCTGGTCAAAGTGCGCGTGGAGGATACCGAATCACTTCAGGCAACGCTCGCCAAGTTCGGGACCATTGCTGCGGTTCGCGACACCAACTCGACCATAGTTCTTACTACGGTGAAAGAGTCTCGCATAATCCCGCTTCCTTCATCATCTGACTAA